In the genome of Lathyrus oleraceus cultivar Zhongwan6 chromosome 4, CAAS_Psat_ZW6_1.0, whole genome shotgun sequence, the window TGACTGAGGTTGACACGATCTCCATCATTAAAATATATTGTAAAATAAAAACGAATACAAATACAATTAAGCAATTAGCAAAAGCTCAAACATTGTCACCCTTAAGAGAAAAACACTAATAATAGAAAAAAAATTCTACAATAAAAAAGATAAGAGATAAAATATTCACTGTGTTTGAAACTCTAAAAAAAAGTAACAAAAGAAAAGAGAGTATGTAAAACTCTTGATCTCAAAGAAATGAGAAATCAAACATGCAATACAATCCTTTTTAGAATACAGTTTTTACAATTTTAATTTTAATCTTTCAACTTaaattctaaaattaaaataaattaaaattttaaattgATGATCAAATTTATCTTTTAAAATATTATGTATATCTTTTTTGGTAAATACGCTAAAAGACATATTTTTCGATCTTAAGTTGGTTGTCGAGTTCATCATAAGTGTGAAAAGGACAAGGTTATCCATGTgtcttatttttattatttcccTTTTTTTCTTTATAATCGCTGCTGAAAATAAAGTAGCTAAACCAAAAATGAAATTAATCGTGCTTTGCGTGACCTTAAATTTCTATATTTTACAAATACATGCGCGTTTGTTTGTATGTTTATTACATATCATCTTCAGTCACAAAGTACCAACGATTGAATATTTAAAAACTGAAATAAAAACGCAAGCGCGTGTACGTGTGAATATGAATGAATTCTATTGCACATCATTTTCATTCAGTCAGGAAGTATCAACAAATAGATGTTTAAAAACTAAAACGAACGTTGACattaaaataaaaagtaaaaaaattataaaattaatacATGTCATGCCTTCCGGTAGTAAACTAGGATATAAATTTTATAAGAATGAAAAAGTTATTTAACTCTATTTTAGACATAAAGGAAAATTACTGGCATATTTAAAAAgttattttttggatttttttataAAGGAAAAGACTAACTCAGGCATGTTGACTCTTGCCAAAAAAAAATTCTCCTCTTATTTTATCACAAAGTCGCATTCACTATATtcattcatcaacaacaaaaaaGGTCACATCCACGACATTTGATTATTTCCTTAAAGCAACAATGTCAATAACCAACCAAACACTCCTCTTTTAAATACACACTTCCATCCATTTCATTTCAGATTAGTTGCTTCATTAATTTCAAGCATCGCAGAACACGACAGCACATCACAACACTGTCTGTCTCCCATGAAGATGATGACCAACTCCCCTGTACCACCGCACAACCTCAACATGTTCCAAACCAATCGTACCACCGCCTTCACATGCAGAGCCTCTTCCACACGGTTGCATCTCTCAAACCTCGAAAATCTTCTCAAAAAACAACAAGCACCAATCCAAACCAACGaccaaacaacaacaacaaccacaaccaCAACAACCGTAACTGAAAAGAAATCAAAGAACATTCTAGAAGGACTCGACCTATCAAACCTATGGTCTACAGACAAGAAAACAACAGACGAACAAATGTCACCGCGCCACCTCAAAAACCTCCAACGCCTCCTCTCCAAAACAGCGGAGTATTCTCCACGCAACACGCTCGGCAGCCACTGGAGACAATATCACGGTTGTAACTACTGGAAAGGAATGCTAGACCCTCTCGACGAGAATCTCCGGCGAGAAGTCGTTCGCTACGGCGAATTCGTACAAGCCGCGTATCATTACTTTCACACCGACCCAAACACGTCACAACACGATCATCCTCATGCACGCCACGTGTCACTCCCTGATAAATTCTACAAAGTAACAAAAAGCCTCTACGCCACGTCATCAATTGAATTACCCAAATGGGTCGGTAAATCCAACTGGATGAGCCAGAAATCCAGCTGGATCGGATATATCGCGGTTTGCGAGGACAGAAGAGAGATTTCACGTTTAGGAAGAAGAGATATTGTTATCTCTCTCCGTGGAACCGCCACGTGGCTTGAATGGGCCGAAAATATGAGGGCCCAATTAATAGAAACAGAGGCCCAAAACGGAAAAAAGCCCAAAGTGGAATGCGGGTTTCTTAGCTTATATAAAACCAAAGGTTCTAATGTCCCAAGCTTAGCCGAGTCGGTGGTCGAAGAAGTGAAACGGCTCATGGAAGTTTACAAAGGCGAAACGCTTAGTATAACGGTAACCGGACACAGCCTCGGCGCGGCTTTGGCTTTATTAGTAGCTGATGACGTTAGCACGTGTAGCCCACACGTGCCACCCGTGGCAGTTTTTTCCTTTGGTGGACCCAAAGTTGGTAACAAAGCTTATGGAAACAAAATCACAGCACAAAATGTAAAAGTTTTGAGAATAGTAAATTCCCAAGACGTTATCACTAGAGTTCCTGGTATGTTTGTTAGCGAAGAGTTCGAACAAAAACTAAGAAGTTTTAAGGTTGGTGGTTTTGTAGCTGACATGCTTGATGAGAAAACACCGTTGGCTTACTCGCACGTGGGAGCGGAGCTACGTGTGGATACGAAGATGTCGCCGTTTTTGAAGCCAGATGCTGACATGGCATGTTGTCATGACTTGGAGGCTTATTTACATTTAGTGGATGGTTTTTTGGCTTCGAATTGTCCTTTTAGAGCCAATGCGAAGAGAAGCTTGGCTAGGTTAATGCAGGATCAAAGTTCTAATGTAAAGAAATTGTATACTAATAAAGCTAAATCAATGAGTGTGAATATTGAAAAACAGAAATCTTGTTCCAGCTCTGAATGTTTGCCTAGTCCATCGTAAATGTGAATAGGACAAGGTTATTCTGTAGTTCGTGTGTTCTGCATGACTTTTCTTTTCTATTTTCAACTAACTTAAGCTTAAAAAAGTAGATTAACCAAAAAGTAAAACTAATTGTTCTATGTATGACTTGAATGATTATGTCAGCATAATGTTGGAAATAAATCATTTTTGTGTTTAGAGAAAATATGTGGGAATAGAGATTTGAATAGAAACTTAATAGGTAGGagaattatttatggaagagagaaTTTTGTATTTTTCTTTGATTCAAAAGTGTAGGCTTACATATTTATTTATAGTACACTAAGGAGAACTCTAAACACATTAATTCTAGAGAGTTCTCAATTCTAAATATTCAAAGAGTATTATAGCAAATATTACAATCTTAAGAAATATCTAAATACTCCAATACTACGAGACTTTTTTAGATATATTACCCAAAATAAACTAAGTTCAAATTACTAAGCCCAAAAATCAAATAATAAGATTAGGCTcaaatcaagtttaatatttcaacatcCCCCTTAAACTTGATTTATGACTCCAAGCATATTCCTTAACTTCACGAAAGTTTCCAATTTGAGTGGTTTGGTGAAAATGTCGGCAGTTTGATCTCTAGACATCACATACTTcaacttcaccttcttcttcTCTGTGCATTCTCTTATGAAGTGGTAACGAGTGTCGATGTCCTTACTTCTTTCATGAAATACAGGATTCTTTGCCAAAGCAAGTCTTGGTTTATTGTCAACACATATTTCAACAGGATCTTCTTGTGGCATGTTTAATTCTTTCAACAAATTCCTTAGCCAAACTGCATGACAAACACATGATGTGGAGGCAACATACTCAACTTCACAAGTTGACAGTGTGACGATAGGTTGCTTCTTTGACATCCAAGTGAAA includes:
- the LOC127074236 gene encoding phospholipase A1-Ibeta2, chloroplastic-like; this encodes MKMMTNSPVPPHNLNMFQTNRTTAFTCRASSTRLHLSNLENLLKKQQAPIQTNDQTTTTTTTTTTVTEKKSKNILEGLDLSNLWSTDKKTTDEQMSPRHLKNLQRLLSKTAEYSPRNTLGSHWRQYHGCNYWKGMLDPLDENLRREVVRYGEFVQAAYHYFHTDPNTSQHDHPHARHVSLPDKFYKVTKSLYATSSIELPKWVGKSNWMSQKSSWIGYIAVCEDRREISRLGRRDIVISLRGTATWLEWAENMRAQLIETEAQNGKKPKVECGFLSLYKTKGSNVPSLAESVVEEVKRLMEVYKGETLSITVTGHSLGAALALLVADDVSTCSPHVPPVAVFSFGGPKVGNKAYGNKITAQNVKVLRIVNSQDVITRVPGMFVSEEFEQKLRSFKVGGFVADMLDEKTPLAYSHVGAELRVDTKMSPFLKPDADMACCHDLEAYLHLVDGFLASNCPFRANAKRSLARLMQDQSSNVKKLYTNKAKSMSVNIEKQKSCSSSECLPSPS